GAGGCGCCCGCCCCGCGACAGCAGGCGGGCGGGAACGGCGGCGCTCGAATGCGGCGGATACCATTCCCCCGTCGCGATGGTTTCTCCGTCAGAAACCAAAATCAAGCCCTTCCATGCTCATATATTCCGAACCGACGGCAGTGCCGCTGGCTTCAAACTGCGTAAAGACCTCGCCGATCTCGCCTTCGATGCGGATCGCTGTGTGCTCGGTGACATAACGCGCCAGCCGAACCGCCGCCCAAGGGCGCATCAGGCCGAGGGTAAGCACCGTCACCACGACGTTCGATATGGCGATCCAGGCATAGCGTGCACGGGAAAGATCGCTCCGCAAGACATGCCGGCCGTCGATCCGTGTCGACGACCAGACGATGTTGTGGACAGCCGCCCGATAGATGAGACCGGCAAGGCCGTAGATGATGATGAGGCCGAAGACGACCAGATACATTCCCGACACCACCATGAAGATAAGTGGATCACTCTCAACCGAGCTGGCATCAGAAGCCTGTATCCCGACGACTATGATCGCAATCAAGGCAGAGAGCACGACCGCGCCCAGCACGACCATCACGGCCGGGATGACAAGCGCGCCGTAAAGCGCGCCGAGCTTGGGATCGGTATCGAAAGGCCGGTTGCCGTAGCGGAGATTGTTGAAAATGTAGCGGTTGAGCCAGCGGCTGGCGAAGGGCGCAAGCAAACCCAGCGACAGGACGGCGACGAGGCTTCCGAGCATGACGGAGACGAAGGCGCCGCCGGCGGAGCCGGTGAAATCAAATCGGACGTTGCGGTAGCTGGTTACGCGGGCGTTGAAACGAAGGCCCCTCACGATCAGCCAGGGAAGTGCGATGAGGATGAGGACCGTGGTTACTAGCGAGAACAGCGGATGAATCACCGCCAGAATGTTGGCAACGATAACGAAGGCCACCACAATGAGGCGGCCGATAAAGATCTGCATGCCGGTGGCGTGATATTCGAAACTACGGCCGAGCAGGACGGTGTTGCCGTAGAAATAACGATTGCGCCGCACCTTCGCCCAGGCCGAATAGATGCCAAGCGTTACGATCGTCAGAAGAACGTTGACGATCCAGATGCCGAAATATTCCGATGCCGTGCCGGTGAACCTTGCACGCTCGAATGCGTTCGCCGCGGCGCCCGCGGACACTCGATTATCCATATTTGCTTCCCCCAAAGCGTAACAAGCCCACCGGCTCATGACGGGAATCACGCGACCGGCAGCTCATCTGAAAGCAAATCCGGCAAAAATCAACAACTTAGAATCGAAAAATCCGGGAGCCGAAAGGCCCCCGGATTGCAGATTGAAGATTGGAAGCTTGTGAAGATTACTTCATCGTCGGCATGACGAATTCGGCGCCGCTCTTGATGCCGGAGGGCCAGCGGGCGGTGACAGTCTTGGTCTTCGTCCAGAACTTGATCGAATCCGTCCCGTGCTGGTTGAGGTCGCCGAAGCTCGAGGCCTTCCAGCCGCCGAAGGAGTGGTAGGCGAGCGGAACCGGGATCGGAACGTTGATGCCGATCATGCCGATATTGATGCGCGAGGCAAAATCGCGGGCGGCATCGCCGTCGCGGGTGTAGATTGCAACGCCGTTGCCGTATTCGTGCTTCATCGGCAACGACAGCGCTTCCTCATAGTTGTTGGCGCGAACGACGGAGAGGACAGGTCCGAAGATTTCGGTCTTGTAGATATCCATCTCCGGCGTGACGTGATCGAACAGGCAGCCGCCGACGAAATAGCCGTCTTCATAGCCCTGGAGTTTGAAATCGCGGCCGTCGACGACGAGCTTGGCGCCTTCCTCGATGCCGCGGTCGATCAGGCCGCGAACACGGGTATAGGCCTCCTTGGTGACGAGCGGGCCCATGTCGGCCTTGTCGTCGGTATAGGGGCCGATGCGCAGGGATTCAATCTTCGGCGCCAGCTTCTCGACGAGGCGGTTGGCGGTTTCTTCGCCGACCGGAACGGCAACCGAGATTGCCATGCAGCGCTCGCCGGCCGAACCGTAGCCTGCGCCCATCAGCGCATTGACGGCCTGATCCAGGTCTGCATCCGGCATGATGATCATGTGGTTCTTGGCGCCGCCGAAGCACTGGGCGCGCTTGCCGTTCATCGCCGCGGTGCCATAGACGTAGCGGGCGATCGGCGTCGAGCCGACGAAGGAGACAGCGCCGATATCGGGATCGGTGAGGATCGCGTCGACGGCACCCTTGTCGCCATTGACGACGTTGAGGATGCCGGCGGGCAGGCCGGCCTCGATCATCAGTTCGGCGAGACGGATCGGCAGGGAGGGATCACGCTCGGAGGGCTTCAAGATAAAAGCGTTGCCGCAGGCGATTGCCGGTGCAAACATCCACATCGGGATCATGCCGGGGAAATTGAAGGGGGTAATGCCGGCGCCGATGCCGACCGGCTGGCGGATCGAATACATGTCGATCGCCGGGCCTGCGCCCTCGGTGAACTCGCCCTTGGCAAGATGGGGAATGCCGCAGACGAATTCGCAGACTTCGAGGCCGCGAATGACGTCGCCCTTGGCATCCTCGATCGTCTTGCCGTGCTCCTTGGAGAGGATTTCGGCAAGCTCGTCCATGTGCTTGTTCAGGAGTTCGACGAACTTGAAGAAGACGCGGGCGCGGCGCTGCGGATTGGTGGCAGCCCATTTCGGCTGCGCAGCCTTGGCGTTTTCGACGGCGGCACGCAGTTCCTCGACGCTTGCGAGTGCGACCGTCGCCTGCACTTCGCCAGTCGCCGGATTGTAGACATTGCTCACGCGGCCGCTGGTGCCGGCAACATGTTTGCCGCCGATGAAATGACCGATCTCATGCATGGGTGTTCCTCCTGTTTTTCGATGGCCGACAATCGCACTTCAATTTGCACAAATCAATGCGCTGATATAAGCAACCGTTGTGCGTAAATTATAGCCCTGTCGTTGTATTAGGCGCTGCGGCTGCTTCAAATTTGGCACCGCACGCCGACAAGTCAAACGCCGACAAGTCAAACCCTGGGGGAGGTCAAACCGATGAGCCGGAAACCCGTTGTCAGAATGGCGGAGCTGGAGATCGATCCGGACACGCTTGAAACCTATTGCGCATTGCTTACGGAAGAAATCGAAGCAGCCGTCGCGCTGGAAGACGGCGTCCTTTCCCTGAGCGCCGTTTCCATCAGGGACAACCCAAACCGGATCCGTATCCTTGAAGTCTACGCCGACCAGGAAGCATACGAGGCACATCTGCGGACACCGCATTTCCTTAAGTACAAGAACCAGACGGCGCACATGGTCACATCGCTGACACTTATCGAGGTCGATCCGATCGCAATGCTTGCCAAGCCATGAACTGGGACGATGTTCGTATTTTCCTCGCCGTCGCCCGCACCGGGCAGATCCTTGCCGCTTCGAAGCGGCTCGGGCTCAATCACGCCACGCTCTCGCGTCGACTGACTTCTCTCGAAGAGGCGCTGAAGACGCGGCTTTTCATCCGCCGCACGAATGGCTGCGAGCTGACGGCCGAAGGCGAAGTGTTCCTGGCATCCGCAGAGCGGATGGAAACGGAAATGCTCGCGGCACAGGCCAGCCTCGGCCATACCGATACGGCAATCGCCGGGACCGTGCGCGTCGGCGCGCCTGATGGGTTCGGCGTTTCCTTTCTTGCGCCGCGCATGGGCAGATTGATCGAGCGCCATCCGGAGCTGAAGATCCAGCTCGTACCGGTGCCGCGTTCTTTCTCACTCTCGCTGCGCGAGGCCGATATCGCCATCACGCTGGAGCGGCCCGAACAAGGCCGGCTCGTCTCCTCCAAGCTCACCGACTACACGCTCGGCCTTTATGCCT
The nucleotide sequence above comes from Rhizobium indicum. Encoded proteins:
- a CDS encoding CoA-acylating methylmalonate-semialdehyde dehydrogenase, translated to MHEIGHFIGGKHVAGTSGRVSNVYNPATGEVQATVALASVEELRAAVENAKAAQPKWAATNPQRRARVFFKFVELLNKHMDELAEILSKEHGKTIEDAKGDVIRGLEVCEFVCGIPHLAKGEFTEGAGPAIDMYSIRQPVGIGAGITPFNFPGMIPMWMFAPAIACGNAFILKPSERDPSLPIRLAELMIEAGLPAGILNVVNGDKGAVDAILTDPDIGAVSFVGSTPIARYVYGTAAMNGKRAQCFGGAKNHMIIMPDADLDQAVNALMGAGYGSAGERCMAISVAVPVGEETANRLVEKLAPKIESLRIGPYTDDKADMGPLVTKEAYTRVRGLIDRGIEEGAKLVVDGRDFKLQGYEDGYFVGGCLFDHVTPEMDIYKTEIFGPVLSVVRANNYEEALSLPMKHEYGNGVAIYTRDGDAARDFASRINIGMIGINVPIPVPLAYHSFGGWKASSFGDLNQHGTDSIKFWTKTKTVTARWPSGIKSGAEFVMPTMK
- a CDS encoding putative quinol monooxygenase, encoding MSRKPVVRMAELEIDPDTLETYCALLTEEIEAAVALEDGVLSLSAVSIRDNPNRIRILEVYADQEAYEAHLRTPHFLKYKNQTAHMVTSLTLIEVDPIAMLAKP
- a CDS encoding YjgN family protein; the encoded protein is MDNRVSAGAAANAFERARFTGTASEYFGIWIVNVLLTIVTLGIYSAWAKVRRNRYFYGNTVLLGRSFEYHATGMQIFIGRLIVVAFVIVANILAVIHPLFSLVTTVLILIALPWLIVRGLRFNARVTSYRNVRFDFTGSAGGAFVSVMLGSLVAVLSLGLLAPFASRWLNRYIFNNLRYGNRPFDTDPKLGALYGALVIPAVMVVLGAVVLSALIAIIVVGIQASDASSVESDPLIFMVVSGMYLVVFGLIIIYGLAGLIYRAAVHNIVWSSTRIDGRHVLRSDLSRARYAWIAISNVVVTVLTLGLMRPWAAVRLARYVTEHTAIRIEGEIGEVFTQFEASGTAVGSEYMSMEGLDFGF
- a CDS encoding LysR family transcriptional regulator, translated to MNWDDVRIFLAVARTGQILAASKRLGLNHATLSRRLTSLEEALKTRLFIRRTNGCELTAEGEVFLASAERMETEMLAAQASLGHTDTAIAGTVRVGAPDGFGVSFLAPRMGRLIERHPELKIQLVPVPRSFSLSLREADIAITLERPEQGRLVSSKLTDYTLGLYASRDYLASQGAPADVDALKAHRRIGYVEDLIFTASLNFSGAVMRSWDAGFEISTAIGQTEAVRTGAGIGILHDYIARQYPELQRILPEVSIRRAYWTTYHETARDLMRVRTVADFLQELVSAERHIFL